In Thermococcus camini, a genomic segment contains:
- a CDS encoding glycoside hydrolase, protein MEMKYAHHFHAYQPGDIVYVKDGDGGKPIEYEERKSPVAIRIRGEEVRGENWTRAMLYSYEHIADTLSRMKGVSIDIEPFTFLMLLRYHKSTFEDAVELLRRFDAVPTTPFHPIVPHLDEFEQRILARVSFDFYAPLIKDKPVIGYWLPEAVITRRTAEIIESSTDRRLVFLLDERQLLYDFPQAKHSCNRYGNSFVFGREWGISDAFAFNTLDVPGLVSATLSYRDDHKERLGVPYLIFTASDLESLLGNPAQLDRFTAWMEGLEANGVERVSAMEFVRRKLSGEFKRLDGECSFGIEVKDYSSWSDYFGLSTDGKTSDSRWLGYRRADGKVFAREVNGRKISQLWKVAFTRLFEELNRTVRLGVLRGLEDLGVGPSNAQEFLVRYARIFFRDYYDYFDMETSPDYVLEPANGEGDALKLGRVYYLMLLANHSCPRFWENLDTRVAFGNVSVMAKALIELMEYFDGNELRSLFVGAYLKLLNFESLYHLWNLGTMPSLEGGETDERAWLDALSSEVPNSAYNVVTRAALYVGKRNLRGELRTLIGHYNLDWAVADTGHIPGEVHGEWENWGWCEHRG, encoded by the coding sequence ATGGAGATGAAGTATGCCCACCACTTTCACGCCTACCAGCCCGGCGACATAGTTTACGTTAAAGACGGCGACGGAGGCAAGCCCATCGAGTACGAGGAGAGGAAGAGCCCCGTCGCGATAAGAATCCGCGGAGAAGAAGTTAGGGGTGAGAACTGGACGAGGGCGATGCTATATTCCTACGAGCACATAGCTGATACCCTCTCGCGCATGAAGGGGGTTAGTATTGACATAGAACCCTTCACGTTTCTGATGCTCCTCCGCTACCATAAAAGCACTTTCGAGGACGCCGTTGAGCTTCTCCGTAGGTTCGATGCCGTTCCAACGACGCCTTTCCACCCGATAGTCCCCCACCTCGATGAGTTTGAGCAGAGAATCCTCGCGAGGGTCTCCTTTGACTTCTACGCCCCTCTGATTAAGGATAAGCCCGTAATAGGCTACTGGCTTCCCGAGGCCGTGATAACGAGAAGAACCGCCGAGATCATCGAGTCCTCAACGGACAGAAGGCTGGTCTTCCTCCTCGACGAGAGGCAGCTCCTCTACGACTTCCCCCAGGCGAAGCACTCCTGCAACCGCTACGGCAACTCCTTCGTCTTCGGAAGGGAGTGGGGCATAAGCGATGCCTTCGCCTTCAACACCCTCGACGTTCCCGGTCTGGTCTCGGCCACTCTCTCCTACCGCGACGACCACAAGGAAAGGCTTGGCGTCCCCTATCTAATCTTCACCGCCAGCGACCTTGAGAGCCTTCTCGGCAATCCGGCACAGCTCGACCGCTTCACCGCATGGATGGAGGGGCTTGAGGCGAACGGCGTCGAGAGGGTCTCGGCGATGGAGTTCGTGAGGAGGAAGCTCTCCGGCGAGTTCAAGCGCTTGGACGGCGAGTGCTCCTTCGGGATTGAAGTTAAGGATTACTCCTCCTGGAGCGACTACTTCGGCTTGAGCACCGACGGCAAGACTAGCGACTCCAGATGGCTGGGCTACAGAAGAGCCGACGGAAAGGTCTTCGCAAGGGAAGTAAACGGCAGGAAGATTTCTCAGCTCTGGAAGGTCGCCTTCACGAGGCTCTTTGAGGAGCTGAACAGAACCGTCAGGCTGGGGGTTCTGAGGGGCCTCGAAGACCTCGGCGTAGGGCCCTCAAATGCCCAGGAGTTCCTCGTCCGCTACGCGAGGATTTTCTTCAGGGACTACTACGATTACTTTGATATGGAAACCTCCCCCGATTACGTCCTCGAGCCGGCCAACGGCGAGGGAGACGCTTTAAAGCTTGGCAGGGTTTACTACCTCATGCTCCTCGCCAACCACTCCTGCCCGCGCTTCTGGGAGAACCTGGACACGCGCGTCGCCTTCGGCAACGTCTCGGTAATGGCCAAGGCTCTCATCGAGCTTATGGAGTACTTCGATGGGAACGAGCTCCGGAGCCTCTTCGTGGGGGCTTACCTCAAGCTCCTCAACTTCGAGAGCCTCTACCACCTCTGGAACCTTGGGACGATGCCTTCTCTGGAGGGCGGGGAGACTGATGAGAGGGCATGGCTCGATGCGCTCAGTTCGGAGGTGCCCAACAGTGCTTACAACGTCGTCACTAGGGCGGCCCTCTACGTTGGAAAGCGCAATTTGAGGGGCGAGCTCAGGACCCTAATAGGGCACTACAACCTCGACTGGGCCGTTGCAGATACCGGCCACATCCCGGGTGAGGTTCACGGGGAGTGGGAGAATTGGGGGTGGTGTGAACACAGGGGATGA
- a CDS encoding phosphoribosyltransferase: protein MDKVYLTWWQIDRAIFALADRLREYKPDVIVGVARGGLIPAVRLSHILGDLEVKVIDVKFYKDIEERMEKPLITIPLHGSLEGKKVVIVDDVSDTGKTLEVVIEEVKKAGASEVKVACLSMKPWTKVVPDFYVFRTDKWIVFPWEEFPVVVRE from the coding sequence ATGGACAAAGTTTACCTCACCTGGTGGCAGATTGACAGGGCCATCTTTGCGCTCGCAGACAGGCTGAGGGAGTATAAACCCGACGTTATCGTCGGCGTCGCGAGGGGCGGACTCATCCCGGCCGTGAGGCTCAGCCACATCCTCGGTGACTTAGAGGTCAAGGTGATAGATGTAAAGTTCTACAAGGACATCGAGGAGAGGATGGAGAAGCCGCTCATAACCATCCCCCTCCACGGCTCCCTGGAGGGCAAGAAGGTCGTTATAGTGGACGACGTCAGCGACACCGGGAAGACCCTCGAAGTCGTCATCGAGGAGGTCAAGAAGGCAGGGGCGAGCGAGGTTAAGGTAGCGTGCCTCAGCATGAAGCCCTGGACGAAGGTGGTTCCGGACTTCTATGTCTTCCGCACCGACAAGTGGATAGTCTTCCCCTGGGAGGAGTTCCCGGTTGTGGTGAGGGAGTGA
- the cca gene encoding CCA tRNA nucleotidyltransferase, whose translation MDTDDIIGEILDKIRPTEEERAFVESLMMELKAIAEETIESLGLDVKPHFVGSLAKDTYLAGDHDVDLFLTFPLDTPLEKLREKGLELGKAIAERLDLYEIAYAEHPYVRARYRGVKVDLVPCYDVKSWRDVRTAVDRSILHNRWVLENLGGRNDEVRLLKRFLKGIRAYGSEIYIRGFSGYFAEILVIKYGSFLEVLKNADFMLRQKIIDPGNWLKREYELAMKTVRREAEADKPLIVIDPVDPRRNVAANLGWEKYGRFYFKAYQFLESPGEEFFFPKGQEVEDYLAELRKKGTHLVTLAFDAPNLVEDVLLPQLERSARGFEKALSREGFNVLGWNVGRSSGKAFIMLEVDRRERERVKIKPGPEFFTERGWDFYRKNERVWIRGKRLFAEKRVKENVIDVITELIEKNQVGLGKGIREAIKGADVLLNYVPKELEDEAYLFLSREKWNLKG comes from the coding sequence ATGGACACCGATGACATCATTGGGGAAATTCTAGACAAAATCCGCCCAACTGAGGAGGAGAGGGCCTTCGTGGAAAGCCTGATGATGGAACTGAAGGCCATAGCAGAGGAAACCATCGAAAGCCTGGGCCTCGACGTTAAGCCCCACTTCGTCGGTTCCCTCGCCAAGGACACTTACTTGGCTGGAGACCACGACGTTGACCTCTTCCTCACCTTTCCGCTCGACACTCCTCTCGAAAAACTCAGGGAAAAAGGTCTGGAACTCGGCAAAGCCATCGCTGAGAGGCTCGACCTCTACGAAATCGCCTACGCAGAACATCCTTACGTGAGGGCGCGCTATAGGGGGGTTAAGGTTGACCTCGTTCCCTGCTACGACGTGAAGAGCTGGAGGGACGTGAGAACAGCCGTGGACCGCTCGATACTCCACAACCGCTGGGTTCTCGAAAACCTTGGGGGCAGGAACGACGAGGTAAGGCTCCTCAAGCGCTTTCTGAAGGGGATTAGAGCATACGGGAGCGAGATATACATCCGGGGCTTTTCTGGATATTTTGCGGAGATCCTCGTTATCAAATACGGTTCCTTCCTCGAAGTCCTCAAAAACGCCGACTTCATGCTGAGACAGAAGATAATCGACCCCGGTAACTGGCTCAAGCGGGAGTATGAGCTAGCCATGAAAACGGTCAGACGCGAGGCCGAGGCCGACAAACCTCTCATAGTAATAGATCCGGTTGATCCGAGGCGGAACGTCGCGGCAAATCTGGGCTGGGAGAAGTACGGGAGGTTTTACTTCAAAGCTTACCAGTTCCTGGAGAGCCCCGGGGAGGAGTTCTTTTTCCCGAAGGGCCAGGAAGTAGAGGACTACCTCGCCGAGCTGAGGAAGAAAGGGACCCACCTCGTGACGCTGGCCTTCGATGCTCCCAACCTTGTCGAGGACGTCCTACTTCCCCAGCTGGAGAGGAGCGCGAGGGGCTTTGAGAAGGCCCTTTCAAGGGAAGGATTCAACGTTTTGGGATGGAACGTCGGGCGTTCCTCGGGGAAGGCGTTCATAATGCTGGAAGTGGACCGCAGGGAAAGGGAGAGGGTGAAGATAAAGCCCGGCCCGGAGTTCTTCACGGAGAGGGGATGGGACTTCTACCGGAAGAACGAGCGGGTGTGGATTAGAGGGAAGAGGCTCTTCGCGGAGAAAAGGGTTAAGGAAAACGTCATAGACGTCATAACTGAGCTCATTGAAAAGAACCAGGTGGGGCTTGGAAAGGGGATAAGGGAAGCAATTAAGGGGGCGGACGTCCTTCTAAACTACGTTCCGAAGGAGCTGGAGGACGAGGCCTACCTCTTCCTGAGCAGAGAGAAGTGGAATCTGAAGGGCTAA
- the thpR gene encoding RNA 2',3'-cyclic phosphodiesterase gives MRAFIAIDVSDEVRDNLLKAQERIGSKSAKIKFVERENFHVTLKFLGEINEALAEDVKKALAEIAKKHKKHRVRVKGIGVFPNPNYVRVIWAGIENDEGIKAIAADVEKEMRRLGFKKVKDFVAHITIGRVKFVRDKVELAMALKDLANEDFGEFDVEAIELKKSTLTPKGPIYETVARFELAG, from the coding sequence ATGAGGGCGTTCATTGCTATCGATGTGAGCGACGAAGTTCGCGACAACCTTCTCAAGGCCCAGGAGAGAATAGGGAGCAAGTCAGCAAAGATAAAGTTCGTCGAGCGCGAGAACTTCCATGTAACGCTTAAGTTCCTTGGGGAGATTAACGAAGCTTTAGCTGAAGATGTTAAGAAAGCTTTAGCTGAGATAGCAAAGAAGCACAAAAAGCACCGCGTTCGCGTTAAGGGTATAGGCGTCTTCCCGAACCCGAACTATGTTAGGGTCATCTGGGCGGGAATAGAGAACGACGAGGGCATAAAGGCGATAGCGGCCGATGTGGAGAAGGAGATGCGCCGCCTGGGCTTCAAAAAGGTCAAGGACTTCGTGGCGCACATAACCATAGGCAGGGTGAAGTTCGTGCGCGATAAGGTTGAGCTGGCGATGGCGCTCAAAGACCTTGCCAATGAAGACTTCGGCGAGTTCGATGTCGAGGCCATAGAGCTGAAGAAGAGCACGCTGACTCCAAAGGGACCGATTTACGAGACCGTTGCGAGGTTCGAGCTGGCCGGGTGA
- a CDS encoding HAD-IIA family hydrolase, with product MIGLIFDMDGVLYRGNKPVDGARELIEFLRDRGIPFIFLTNNSTKDPSMYRKKLLSMGIDVPEEAIVTSGLATRLYMEKHLEPGKILVIGGEGLHREMERLGWGIVGVDEARNGGWREVKYVVVGLDPELTYEKLKYATLAVRNGAGFIGTNPDTTYPAEDGIHPGAGAIIAALRASTGVEPLVIGKPNEPAFEVARERLRGFGDVDEIWMVGDRLDTDIVFAKRFGMKAVMVLTGVNTPGDVEKTGIVPNIILPSVKELLDYLKTFVEASE from the coding sequence ATGATAGGTCTAATCTTCGACATGGACGGCGTTCTCTACAGGGGAAACAAACCGGTTGACGGTGCCAGGGAGTTGATAGAATTCCTGAGGGATAGGGGTATTCCCTTCATCTTCCTCACCAACAACTCCACAAAGGATCCCTCCATGTACCGGAAAAAGCTCCTCTCCATGGGCATAGACGTCCCCGAGGAGGCGATAGTAACCTCCGGCCTGGCAACGAGGCTCTACATGGAAAAACACCTCGAACCGGGGAAAATCCTCGTCATCGGCGGGGAAGGGCTGCACAGGGAGATGGAGCGCCTAGGATGGGGGATCGTTGGCGTCGATGAAGCCAGAAATGGAGGATGGAGAGAGGTCAAATACGTCGTCGTCGGCCTCGACCCGGAGCTGACCTACGAGAAGCTCAAGTACGCCACGCTGGCGGTAAGGAACGGCGCTGGGTTCATAGGCACCAACCCAGACACCACGTACCCCGCAGAGGACGGTATTCACCCCGGGGCCGGGGCGATAATAGCCGCGTTGAGGGCCTCAACGGGCGTGGAGCCGCTGGTGATAGGCAAGCCCAACGAACCGGCCTTCGAGGTGGCCAGGGAGAGGCTAAGAGGGTTCGGGGACGTTGATGAAATCTGGATGGTCGGCGACAGGCTCGACACAGACATCGTCTTCGCCAAACGCTTCGGCATGAAGGCGGTAATGGTTCTGACGGGGGTAAACACGCCGGGAGATGTTGAAAAAACCGGCATAGTTCCAAACATCATCCTTCCGAGCGTTAAAGAGCTCCTCGACTACCTGAAGACCTTCGTGGAGGCATCGGAATGA
- a CDS encoding adenosylcobalamin-dependent ribonucleoside-diphosphate reductase, whose product MPVEKVMKRDGRIVPFDKERIKWAIQRAMLEVGVRDEKLLNKVVRRVVRRVNELYDGQTPHIENIQDIVELELMRAGLFDVAKAYILYRKKKAEIREEKKKILNKDRLDEIDKRFSINALRVLASRYLIKNEKGEIVESPRELFERVAVLSVIPDLLYDERVFDKEGNHEQDLGRVEEYLRTIDEYDGKLSIGRFKLNKYHFERLLRLYRELAEKGQMKVPIDDVIKMLENGAFDHYEDEVEEYLRLMTGQVFMPNTPALINSGRPLGMLSACFVVPIEDDMESIMKAAHDVAMIQKMGGGTGINFSKLRPEGDFVGTTAGAASGPVSFMHLIDAVSDVIKQGGVRRGANMGILEVWHPDIEKFIHAKEKNVGTNVLSNFNISVGIWADFWEALREGKRYPLINPRTGERAKEIDPKSLFEELAFMAWAKADPGVVFFDVINKRNVLEPAKGEKIRATNPCGEEPLYDYESCNLASINLAKFVKYDENGEPYFDWDEYAYVIQKVAKYLDNAIDVNKFPLPEIDRNTKLTRRIGVGMMGLADALFKLGIAYNSKEGYDFMRKATEYLTFYAYKYSVEAAKKRGPFPLYEESKYKDGELPVEGFYHREIWNLPWDELAEEIKKFGVRNGMVTTCPPTGSVSMIADTSSGIEPIFALVYKKSVTVGEFYYVDPVFESELKKRGLYSDEILKKISDNYGSVQGLEEIPEEVQRVFVTSMDIHWLDHILAQANIQLWLTDSASKTINMPNDATVEDVKAAYLLAYKLGCKGITVYRDGSLSVQVYSVEGEKKQRVKAKPSDYAVEKLKAVVEAEPWLSKFINVEAILNGTNGKEKTESMGLTFSVPHVTAPKPQAHEHPHHTEPSDVPEEKIKELLGIAYCPVCYEQDGELVELKMESGCATCPRCGWSKCVIS is encoded by the coding sequence ATGCCAGTTGAAAAAGTGATGAAAAGAGATGGCAGAATCGTCCCGTTCGATAAAGAGCGTATAAAGTGGGCTATACAGAGGGCAATGCTTGAAGTCGGCGTCCGCGACGAAAAGCTCCTCAACAAAGTCGTTAGAAGGGTCGTCAGGAGAGTCAACGAGCTGTACGACGGCCAAACCCCACATATAGAAAACATTCAGGATATAGTCGAGCTTGAACTCATGCGCGCCGGACTCTTCGATGTCGCAAAGGCCTACATACTCTACCGCAAGAAGAAGGCCGAAATCAGGGAGGAGAAGAAGAAAATCCTCAACAAGGACAGGCTGGATGAGATAGACAAGCGCTTCTCAATCAACGCTCTCCGTGTCTTAGCTTCCCGCTACCTGATAAAGAACGAGAAGGGGGAGATAGTTGAGAGCCCCCGGGAGCTCTTCGAGCGCGTCGCGGTTCTCTCGGTCATCCCAGACCTGCTCTACGACGAGCGCGTTTTTGACAAGGAGGGGAATCACGAGCAGGACTTAGGCAGGGTTGAGGAGTACTTGAGAACCATTGACGAGTACGACGGAAAGCTCTCCATCGGAAGGTTCAAGCTCAACAAATACCACTTCGAGAGGCTCCTCCGCCTCTACCGCGAGCTGGCTGAGAAGGGCCAGATGAAGGTGCCGATCGACGATGTAATAAAGATGCTCGAAAACGGCGCATTCGACCACTACGAGGACGAGGTGGAGGAGTACCTCAGGCTGATGACGGGCCAGGTGTTCATGCCTAACACCCCAGCGCTGATCAACTCTGGGAGACCCCTTGGAATGCTCTCGGCGTGCTTCGTTGTCCCGATAGAGGACGACATGGAGAGCATCATGAAGGCGGCACACGATGTGGCAATGATACAGAAGATGGGCGGAGGCACTGGAATCAATTTCTCAAAACTCCGCCCTGAGGGCGACTTTGTTGGAACAACGGCAGGAGCAGCGAGTGGCCCTGTTTCGTTCATGCACCTCATCGACGCCGTCAGCGACGTCATCAAACAGGGCGGCGTTAGAAGGGGCGCGAACATGGGCATCCTCGAGGTCTGGCACCCGGACATAGAGAAGTTCATCCACGCCAAGGAGAAGAACGTCGGAACCAACGTGCTCAGCAACTTCAACATCAGCGTCGGCATCTGGGCCGACTTCTGGGAGGCACTCAGAGAGGGAAAGCGCTACCCGCTCATCAACCCGAGGACGGGCGAGAGGGCAAAGGAAATCGACCCCAAGAGCCTCTTTGAAGAACTCGCCTTCATGGCCTGGGCGAAGGCCGATCCCGGTGTTGTGTTCTTCGACGTCATCAACAAAAGAAACGTTCTGGAGCCGGCGAAGGGCGAGAAAATCCGCGCGACCAACCCATGCGGGGAAGAGCCTCTCTACGACTACGAATCGTGCAATCTGGCCTCAATAAATCTCGCAAAGTTCGTGAAGTACGACGAGAACGGAGAGCCCTACTTCGACTGGGACGAGTACGCCTATGTAATCCAGAAGGTCGCCAAGTACTTGGACAACGCCATCGATGTGAACAAGTTCCCGCTCCCCGAGATAGACAGGAACACCAAGCTCACGAGAAGGATAGGCGTCGGCATGATGGGCCTTGCCGATGCCCTCTTCAAGCTGGGCATAGCCTACAACAGCAAAGAGGGCTACGACTTCATGAGGAAGGCCACCGAGTACCTCACCTTCTACGCCTACAAGTACTCCGTCGAGGCGGCCAAGAAGCGCGGGCCCTTCCCGCTCTACGAGGAGAGCAAATACAAGGACGGCGAACTGCCGGTTGAGGGCTTCTACCACCGCGAGATATGGAACCTGCCCTGGGACGAACTGGCCGAGGAGATCAAGAAGTTTGGGGTTAGAAACGGAATGGTAACCACATGCCCGCCAACCGGCTCGGTTAGCATGATAGCAGACACATCCAGCGGAATCGAGCCGATATTTGCCCTCGTCTACAAGAAGAGCGTCACCGTCGGCGAGTTCTACTACGTCGATCCGGTCTTCGAGTCCGAGCTGAAGAAGAGGGGACTGTACAGCGACGAGATACTAAAGAAGATAAGCGACAACTACGGCTCGGTTCAGGGCCTGGAGGAGATTCCGGAGGAGGTACAGCGCGTTTTCGTCACCTCGATGGACATCCACTGGCTCGACCACATATTGGCTCAAGCCAACATCCAGCTCTGGCTCACCGATTCAGCGAGCAAGACCATCAACATGCCGAACGATGCAACGGTCGAGGATGTCAAGGCCGCTTACCTCTTAGCTTACAAGCTCGGCTGTAAGGGAATAACCGTCTACCGCGACGGCTCACTCTCGGTGCAGGTCTACAGCGTCGAAGGGGAGAAGAAGCAGCGCGTCAAGGCCAAGCCGAGCGATTATGCGGTGGAGAAGCTTAAAGCCGTCGTTGAAGCCGAGCCCTGGCTCTCAAAGTTCATCAACGTGGAGGCCATACTCAACGGCACCAACGGGAAGGAGAAAACCGAGAGCATGGGGCTTACCTTTTCGGTCCCCCACGTCACGGCGCCCAAGCCGCAGGCCCACGAGCATCCCCATCACACGGAACCCTCCGATGTCCCCGAGGAGAAGATAAAGGAACTCCTGGGTATCGCGTACTGCCCGGTATGCTACGAGCAGGATGGGGAACTCGTTGAGCTGAAGATGGAGAGTGGCTGTGCTACCTGTCCAAGATGCGGCTGGAGCAAGTGTGTCATCAGCTGA
- a CDS encoding ATP-binding protein: protein MEDLAVLQNPWWADPDAIYEDERVRKALSRKPRIGYRFEPLNKILIGPRQVGKTTYMKLSIANLIESGVSPRNIFYFSCDLLRDYREIVSVVKSFLRSVKGTAYVFLDEVTFVEGWERSVKFLLDSPLSSKMILQVTGSTSAGIRRESFPGRKVKVEEFLPLDFRTVSLLFEPKLKNIKLPHGLPKTGREFYENALELYPYLEVLSGALDFYLSSGGYPRSIYELLEGRITSETYEMIYNATVLDVVKLGRSERIALSIILGLLRRYGDRITLNSLAKELEIGSHVTVRDYLELFEELFIGRNYFQVKLHELVPMFRKERKFYFADPLLVQTFRRLFGKGPETDRIIEGVVGEHLKRLYPTYFFSGSREVDFITAGFGVEVKWRNRVKSSDFPRVGIKEKILLSKDKLEFLEENNLAIIPVPLFLFQLHPASSNLATVS, encoded by the coding sequence ATGGAGGATCTGGCCGTCTTACAAAACCCCTGGTGGGCTGACCCCGATGCGATATACGAGGATGAGCGGGTTAGGAAAGCTCTCTCCAGAAAACCAAGGATTGGCTATCGTTTCGAGCCGCTCAACAAAATCCTGATCGGCCCGAGGCAAGTCGGCAAGACCACTTACATGAAGCTCTCTATAGCGAACCTCATAGAATCGGGAGTTAGCCCGAGAAACATCTTTTACTTCTCGTGCGATCTCCTGAGGGACTATCGTGAGATAGTTTCGGTTGTTAAGTCGTTTCTCCGGAGTGTGAAGGGAACGGCTTACGTTTTTCTCGATGAAGTCACTTTCGTTGAGGGCTGGGAGCGGTCGGTTAAGTTTCTCTTAGATTCTCCCCTTTCATCAAAGATGATACTCCAGGTTACGGGCTCAACTTCCGCAGGGATAAGGAGAGAGAGCTTTCCCGGGAGGAAGGTAAAAGTCGAGGAGTTCCTTCCACTGGACTTTAGGACGGTTTCCCTTCTCTTTGAGCCAAAACTGAAGAATATCAAACTCCCCCACGGACTTCCAAAGACGGGCAGGGAGTTCTACGAAAACGCCCTTGAGCTCTATCCCTACCTCGAAGTTCTGAGCGGGGCACTTGACTTTTACCTCTCCTCAGGAGGCTATCCCAGGTCAATCTACGAACTCCTGGAAGGCAGGATAACCTCGGAAACATATGAGATGATATACAACGCCACGGTTCTCGACGTTGTCAAGCTCGGAAGAAGCGAGAGAATAGCACTCTCAATAATACTGGGCCTCCTCCGCCGCTATGGTGACAGGATAACCTTGAACTCCCTCGCTAAGGAGCTTGAGATAGGCTCTCATGTTACAGTGAGGGATTATCTCGAACTCTTTGAGGAGCTGTTCATTGGGCGGAACTACTTCCAGGTCAAACTACATGAGCTCGTCCCCATGTTTCGAAAGGAGCGTAAATTCTACTTTGCCGACCCCCTACTCGTTCAAACCTTTAGGAGGCTCTTTGGGAAGGGGCCCGAGACCGATAGGATAATTGAGGGGGTTGTTGGCGAACATCTGAAACGCCTGTACCCCACCTACTTTTTCAGCGGTTCCAGGGAGGTGGACTTTATAACTGCCGGCTTTGGAGTTGAGGTTAAGTGGAGGAATAGAGTTAAGTCTTCGGACTTTCCAAGGGTTGGGATAAAGGAAAAGATACTCCTTTCAAAGGACAAGCTTGAGTTCCTTGAAGAAAACAACCTCGCGATAATCCCGGTTCCACTCTTTTTATTTCAGCTTCACCCGGCCAGCTCGAACCTCGCAACGGTCTCGTAA
- a CDS encoding ferritin family protein: MKLGELLERLVWQENELYNLHKLGETFATFERPDLVETFQLMAEEELRHRKTLEALLAEGSLEGTAVIDYLDSLSLEPMLGDERAKPDSLEELVLDALVREKHAYELYTKLAQILGGSLGHIFKMMAGEELKHAYRLKLVYETL, translated from the coding sequence ATGAAACTTGGGGAACTCCTTGAGAGGCTGGTCTGGCAGGAGAACGAGCTGTACAACCTTCACAAGCTCGGTGAGACCTTCGCCACCTTTGAGAGGCCCGATCTGGTGGAGACGTTTCAGCTGATGGCTGAGGAAGAGCTGAGGCACAGGAAAACCCTCGAGGCACTGCTCGCCGAGGGAAGTTTGGAGGGAACCGCGGTCATAGACTACCTCGATTCCCTGTCCCTCGAACCAATGTTGGGTGATGAGAGGGCAAAGCCTGATAGCCTCGAGGAATTGGTGCTCGACGCCCTCGTGAGGGAGAAGCATGCCTACGAGCTCTACACAAAGCTCGCCCAAATACTGGGCGGTTCCCTGGGACACATATTCAAAATGATGGCCGGGGAGGAGCTAAAACACGCCTACCGGCTTAAACTGGTCTACGAAACCCTTTGA